One window from the genome of Rubinisphaera margarita encodes:
- a CDS encoding toprim domain-containing protein — translation MHGSNEKWQRVSRLHPCPICGRPDWCLISLDGTAAICGRTSDGAIKYIDGSGFLHRIDPDRVVPLPPVTAVSDDSEKPDFIALLRQHREHAEPRLQDLARTLGVSADALRNLKVGFDNRKQQFLFPERDGQGTIVGILTRDQYSQKKRLKGSKNGLSYADAWDSGEGPVILVEGPTDTAALLTLGLNAIGRPSNRGGVVFLAELLHDFPEDREIIVLGDDDQKEDGLWPGKDGAVQTAKDLATRLERTVCWAITPDHAKDAREWLSRYVTSEPLKMQQCFLDGLHPKKITPPPTVRVPQLRVPDTLLGDYRDEMVMARLRGIDQPGFYLDRSMTGTGKSTVDLEVVKVLIKLAGGAA, via the coding sequence ATGCACGGAAGCAATGAGAAGTGGCAACGTGTGAGCCGCCTGCATCCATGCCCCATCTGCGGGAGACCGGACTGGTGTCTGATTTCCCTAGATGGGACGGCGGCGATCTGTGGCCGCACGTCCGACGGAGCCATCAAGTACATCGACGGCTCGGGATTTCTGCACCGCATCGATCCCGACCGTGTTGTGCCGCTCCCGCCGGTCACAGCCGTTTCGGACGACTCCGAGAAGCCCGACTTCATTGCACTACTCCGGCAGCACCGTGAGCACGCCGAACCCCGCCTTCAGGATCTGGCTCGCACACTCGGCGTCAGTGCCGATGCTCTTCGCAATCTCAAGGTTGGCTTCGACAACCGCAAACAGCAGTTCCTGTTCCCGGAGCGGGACGGGCAGGGGACCATCGTCGGCATCCTGACCCGCGATCAATACAGTCAAAAGAAACGCCTCAAAGGCTCGAAGAACGGTCTCAGCTACGCGGATGCCTGGGACAGTGGCGAAGGCCCCGTGATCCTCGTCGAAGGCCCGACCGACACCGCCGCCTTGCTGACGCTCGGCCTCAACGCCATCGGACGTCCCAGCAACCGGGGCGGTGTGGTCTTTCTGGCTGAGCTGCTGCACGACTTCCCGGAGGATCGTGAGATCATCGTTCTCGGGGATGATGACCAGAAGGAAGACGGGCTGTGGCCAGGCAAGGACGGTGCGGTTCAGACGGCGAAGGATTTGGCCACCCGACTCGAGCGAACCGTCTGCTGGGCGATTACGCCGGACCACGCCAAAGATGCCCGGGAATGGTTGAGTCGGTATGTGACTTCTGAGCCGCTCAAAATGCAGCAGTGCTTTCTCGATGGGCTGCACCCGAAGAAGATCACACCCCCACCAACGGTCCGAGTTCCGCAACTCCGCGTTCCCGACACACTGCTCGGGGACTATCGCGATGAGATGGTCATGGCCCGGCTGCGAGGTATCGACCAGCCCGGGTTCTACCTCGACCGCTCGATGACTGGCACCGGCAAATCGACCGTGGATCTCGAAGTCGTGAAGGTGCTCATCAAGCTCGCAGGAGGTGCCGCGTGA
- a CDS encoding ParB N-terminal domain-containing protein, producing MTVACPASSKADQSRDALLRQWRTSSDRVIATSLGVSNRTVSLQRKQLEADGLILPRESSTQAVKARQYDVCTAAIEPADLNDELYDPIDEDEPSFKALLADIEQNGILEPIVVSGDGYILSGHRRHAAACVIGLDRIPVRVKHDVSYLRDPDAFLRLLASYNRQRVKTTSEQMREEVALMTDQSYRSVRDFRREASVVNSETVELRGRKRRSTIRDKIELRDAIVRVIHDEQRNWPLSDRAVHYRLLNIPGLVRNDKTRVPYLNNAASYDDVTNMLTRLRLDGSVPFESIADETRPVVLWNTHRCVGDYVRQECDGFLSGYYRSLLQSQPNWIELLVEKNTVASQLRQVAAKYTIPMTSGRGYSSLPPRKNMVDRFRQCGREQLVVVVVSDFDPEGEDIPGSFGISLRDDFGIPAQQLKIVKAALTADQVATLELHEGQISKDSSSRYKRFVREHGERAWELESLSADRLRDIVEASIRDLLDLDAFEAEVAREASEQEELNEKRRQLRQALTANIHDAD from the coding sequence TTGACCGTCGCCTGTCCCGCTTCCTCAAAAGCCGACCAGTCCCGTGACGCTCTGCTGCGGCAGTGGCGCACGTCCAGCGACCGGGTGATTGCCACGTCTCTGGGGGTGAGCAACCGCACCGTCTCCCTGCAGCGCAAACAGCTCGAAGCGGATGGTCTGATCCTGCCGCGTGAATCGAGTACACAGGCGGTCAAGGCACGCCAGTACGACGTGTGTACTGCAGCCATCGAACCTGCGGACCTCAATGATGAGCTCTACGACCCGATCGATGAAGACGAACCCTCGTTCAAAGCTCTCCTCGCAGACATCGAACAGAACGGCATTCTGGAACCGATCGTCGTGAGCGGCGACGGCTACATTCTCTCCGGTCACCGCCGGCATGCAGCCGCTTGTGTGATCGGTCTGGATCGCATCCCGGTGCGGGTGAAGCACGACGTCTCGTATCTCCGTGATCCCGATGCGTTCCTGCGGCTGCTGGCCAGTTACAACCGCCAGCGCGTGAAGACGACCAGCGAACAGATGCGGGAAGAAGTCGCCCTGATGACCGACCAGTCGTATCGGTCGGTGCGAGATTTTCGGAGAGAGGCGAGTGTCGTCAACAGCGAGACGGTCGAACTGCGAGGTCGTAAGCGCCGCTCAACGATTCGGGACAAGATCGAACTGCGGGATGCCATCGTCCGAGTGATTCACGATGAGCAACGCAACTGGCCCCTGAGTGACCGGGCCGTGCATTATCGCCTGCTGAATATTCCGGGCCTCGTGCGGAACGACAAGACCCGCGTGCCTTACCTCAACAACGCCGCGTCCTACGACGATGTGACCAACATGCTCACGCGGCTGCGTCTGGATGGATCCGTGCCGTTTGAGTCGATCGCGGATGAGACCCGGCCCGTGGTCCTCTGGAATACGCATCGTTGTGTGGGCGATTACGTGCGGCAGGAGTGCGATGGCTTCCTGTCGGGCTACTACCGGAGCCTGCTGCAGAGCCAGCCGAACTGGATCGAACTGCTCGTCGAAAAGAACACGGTCGCCAGTCAGCTGCGTCAGGTCGCCGCAAAATACACCATCCCGATGACCAGCGGGCGGGGTTACTCGTCACTGCCGCCACGCAAGAACATGGTCGACCGGTTCCGGCAGTGCGGCCGCGAACAACTGGTGGTCGTTGTCGTCAGTGACTTCGATCCGGAAGGGGAGGACATCCCGGGCAGTTTCGGCATCTCACTGAGGGACGACTTCGGGATCCCGGCTCAGCAGCTGAAGATCGTCAAAGCCGCACTGACCGCCGATCAGGTCGCCACGCTGGAACTGCACGAGGGACAGATCTCGAAGGATTCATCCTCACGGTACAAGCGGTTTGTGCGGGAACACGGCGAACGGGCCTGGGAACTGGAATCACTTTCCGCTGATCGGTTACGTGACATCGTTGAGGCCTCGATCCGGGACTTACTGGATCTCGATGCGTTTGAAGCCGAGGTGGCTCGGGAAGCCTCCGAGCAGGAAGAACTCAACGAAAAACGACGCCAGCTCCGGCAGGCGTTGACCGCCAATATTCACGACGCTGACTGA
- a CDS encoding sigma-70 family RNA polymerase sigma factor: MQNAFHEDLKHQIVQPESPVRQMVLSKARRFQRHARLRHFDRSDIEQTIWKVLLKALAKYSPERGELLGYCHKVVDSAIANFLRHHAVDLRRCDEQVSLEELTPEILELTLGAEMEGADLCVDLAEALASLPPDQRTICLRLMTETKSEAARQLGIPRTTLQGRIEKLRHQLAAAGLKDHHTTGRLTPSKNFR, translated from the coding sequence ATGCAGAACGCGTTTCACGAGGATCTCAAACACCAGATCGTCCAGCCCGAGTCCCCCGTTCGCCAGATGGTGCTCAGCAAAGCCCGCCGCTTCCAACGACACGCCCGTCTGCGGCACTTCGACCGATCTGATATCGAACAGACGATTTGGAAGGTGCTGCTCAAGGCACTCGCGAAGTATTCGCCGGAGCGGGGAGAACTTCTCGGCTATTGCCACAAGGTCGTTGACTCCGCGATCGCCAACTTTCTCCGGCATCACGCCGTGGATCTTCGGCGCTGCGATGAGCAGGTCTCTCTGGAAGAGCTGACGCCCGAGATTCTCGAGTTGACGCTCGGTGCCGAGATGGAGGGAGCGGATCTTTGCGTTGATCTTGCCGAAGCACTCGCATCTCTCCCGCCGGACCAGCGAACGATCTGCTTGCGACTGATGACGGAGACAAAAAGCGAAGCGGCAAGGCAGTTGGGAATCCCTCGTACAACGCTCCAGGGACGCATCGAAAAACTGCGTCACCAACTGGCTGCGGCGGGACTGAAGGACCATCACACGACTGGCCGGTTAACGCCTTCGAAAAACTTCCGATGA
- a CDS encoding winged helix-turn-helix domain-containing protein, with the protein MATKKKTARKTAAPKTDAQAPEPKTTRKPRTRRMAEKAKGTTTLAKKADKPKAKLSLLDAAHQILKDAGQPMACKAIVEAAATQGLWSSPAGKTPHNTLYAAMMREINTRGDNARFTKVERGQFQAR; encoded by the coding sequence ATGGCAACGAAGAAGAAGACCGCACGCAAGACTGCTGCACCGAAGACCGACGCTCAGGCTCCCGAGCCGAAGACAACCAGGAAGCCACGCACACGACGGATGGCTGAGAAAGCCAAAGGCACGACGACGCTGGCCAAGAAGGCGGACAAACCCAAAGCGAAACTGAGCCTGCTCGACGCGGCCCATCAGATCCTGAAGGACGCGGGCCAACCGATGGCCTGTAAGGCGATCGTCGAGGCGGCGGCAACGCAAGGTCTCTGGTCGAGCCCGGCTGGCAAGACCCCGCACAACACGCTCTACGCGGCCATGATGCGGGAGATCAATACCAGGGGCGACAACGCCCGCTTCACGAAGGTCGAACGCGGCCAGTTCCAAGCCCGCTAG
- a CDS encoding DNA modification methylase, protein MQTELKIEQQPLKNVKPYEQNPRKNEQAVEQVARSIEEYGFRQPIVVDEQGVIICGHTRWKAAKRLKLKQVPVHVATGLTEAQIRAYRLADNKTAELAEWDLDLLPLELTALQGMDYDISSLGFTVTELADLMQPEPPEPQSDPDDIPEPPDEAITQPGDLWILGNHRLLCGDSSKPEQLDRLLDGQPIHLANTDPPYNVKVEPRSNNAISAGLSSFEGTKHHQKLDVERHPSKAKKTTTKMRAKDRPLANDFVTDEEFDRLLDAWFGNIARVLLPGRSFYIWGGFSNCANYPPFLKKHELYFSQAIIWDKLHPVLTRKDFMTAHEWCFYGWRSGAGHKFFGPNNATDLWHVKKVTPQNMVHLTEKPTELAERAIEYSSQKGENVLDLFGGSGSTLIACQMTGRRAFLMELDPPYCDVIVQRWENYTGLKAKRVAAENEVAA, encoded by the coding sequence ATGCAGACGGAACTGAAGATCGAGCAACAGCCGCTGAAGAACGTCAAACCCTACGAGCAGAACCCCCGCAAGAATGAGCAGGCGGTGGAGCAGGTCGCCCGGTCCATCGAAGAGTACGGCTTCCGGCAACCAATCGTGGTCGACGAGCAGGGGGTGATCATCTGCGGTCACACCCGCTGGAAGGCGGCGAAGAGGCTCAAGCTGAAGCAGGTGCCTGTGCATGTCGCCACGGGGCTGACCGAAGCCCAGATCCGGGCTTACCGCCTCGCCGACAACAAGACCGCCGAGCTGGCCGAATGGGATCTGGATCTCTTGCCGCTCGAACTGACGGCCCTGCAGGGCATGGACTACGACATCAGCAGTCTTGGCTTCACGGTCACGGAACTCGCCGACCTGATGCAACCCGAGCCGCCTGAGCCGCAGAGCGATCCGGATGACATTCCCGAACCGCCCGACGAAGCCATCACGCAGCCGGGTGACCTGTGGATTCTCGGAAATCATCGTCTGCTGTGCGGGGACAGCTCGAAGCCGGAGCAGCTCGATCGTCTGCTCGACGGCCAGCCCATTCACCTGGCGAACACGGACCCGCCGTACAACGTGAAGGTCGAGCCCCGGAGCAACAATGCGATCAGCGCCGGGCTGTCGTCGTTCGAGGGTACGAAACACCACCAGAAGCTGGATGTGGAGCGCCATCCGTCGAAGGCTAAGAAGACCACGACCAAGATGCGCGCCAAGGACCGGCCACTGGCCAACGACTTCGTGACCGACGAAGAATTCGATCGACTGCTCGATGCCTGGTTCGGGAACATCGCCCGTGTCCTGCTGCCGGGACGGTCGTTCTATATCTGGGGCGGCTTCTCCAACTGTGCCAACTATCCGCCGTTCCTGAAGAAGCACGAGCTCTACTTCAGTCAGGCCATCATCTGGGACAAGCTGCACCCTGTGCTGACACGGAAGGATTTTATGACGGCGCACGAGTGGTGTTTTTACGGGTGGAGATCCGGCGCCGGCCACAAGTTCTTCGGGCCCAACAACGCCACCGATCTCTGGCACGTGAAGAAGGTGACGCCGCAGAACATGGTGCATCTCACCGAGAAGCCCACCGAACTCGCCGAACGAGCCATCGAGTACTCGTCGCAGAAGGGAGAGAACGTGCTGGATCTGTTTGGTGGCAGCGGCTCGACACTCATCGCTTGCCAGATGACGGGACGTCGTGCCTTCCTGATGGAGCTGGATCCGCCGTACTGCGATGTGATCGTGCAGCGCTGGGAGAACTACACGGGACTCAAAGCGAAGCGGGTTGCCGCGGAGAATGAGGTGGCCGCATGA
- a CDS encoding terminase gpA endonuclease subunit encodes MKQTLQKELASLIVRSRTSRLRTMREFAEQEIIVPDGPYQGRRFSCDRQPFSRLWMDSVSSGKWNRFVATGPTQSGKTLCCFLIPLLYHLFEVGETVICGLPDMDMAADKWREDLLPVIERSRYRELMPVRGSGSRGGKIEAIQFLNGATLKFMSGGGGDKSRAGFTSRVVVITETDGMDKSGVASREADKVTQLEARTRAYGARKRIYLECTVSTQDGRTWQEYREGTASQILLRCPHCRDWVSVERQQLRGWQDALSQAEARRKGAYACPNCGMFWTENDRRQANVDSQLVHEGQEITAEGAVTGDPKETETLGFRWSSVHNLFQTAGDVAADEWKAARSPDEDNAEREMRQFVWCLPVVPNRWEETALQAEEITRRVSIWPPGVVPPGTEYLTAAMDLGKYLCHWIIVAWQEDASGYIVDYGRLEVASEDLGLEPALLLAMQEFSGLVRMRLPMGIDENEPSRIEDNRKAFDAAWIDAGYMTETVYKFCRNKPGIFPAVGRGATQISTRWDHPSNSKRSRLRGVGEGYTGNDLLDHGVTLLEVNADHWMRWVHQRLTTPLSQPGAMRLFQAAPHEHLSLAKHLTAERKIEEFVAGKGMVTRWERIRKNNHWFRASLMAPVLQQGQSFPSSGRSVNRQVW; translated from the coding sequence GTGAAGCAGACTCTCCAGAAGGAACTGGCCTCGCTGATCGTCCGGTCGCGAACCTCCCGACTCCGGACGATGCGCGAGTTTGCCGAGCAGGAGATTATTGTTCCGGACGGACCTTATCAGGGACGTCGGTTCTCGTGCGATCGGCAGCCGTTCTCCCGGCTCTGGATGGACTCCGTCAGTTCTGGAAAGTGGAACCGCTTTGTGGCTACGGGACCGACGCAGTCCGGCAAGACCCTCTGCTGCTTCCTGATCCCGCTCTTATATCACCTCTTCGAAGTCGGCGAGACTGTCATCTGTGGACTCCCCGACATGGACATGGCGGCCGACAAATGGCGCGAGGATCTGCTGCCCGTGATTGAACGCTCCCGCTACCGCGAACTGATGCCCGTGCGGGGGAGCGGTTCCCGAGGCGGGAAGATCGAAGCCATCCAGTTCCTGAACGGGGCCACATTGAAGTTTATGTCGGGAGGAGGTGGTGATAAATCCCGGGCCGGGTTTACGTCCCGCGTGGTCGTCATCACCGAAACGGACGGCATGGACAAGTCGGGCGTCGCCAGTCGGGAAGCGGATAAGGTCACACAGCTAGAAGCCCGCACCCGGGCCTACGGCGCCCGCAAGCGGATCTATCTGGAATGCACGGTCTCGACGCAGGACGGGCGGACGTGGCAGGAATACCGGGAGGGAACCGCGAGCCAGATTCTGCTGCGGTGTCCGCATTGCCGGGACTGGGTGAGTGTCGAGCGTCAGCAGCTGAGAGGCTGGCAGGACGCACTCTCGCAGGCCGAAGCCCGGCGCAAGGGCGCCTACGCCTGTCCGAACTGCGGGATGTTCTGGACCGAGAACGATCGACGCCAGGCCAACGTTGACAGTCAGCTGGTGCACGAGGGTCAGGAGATCACGGCGGAAGGGGCCGTCACCGGCGACCCCAAAGAAACCGAAACGCTCGGCTTCCGCTGGTCGTCGGTCCACAATCTGTTCCAGACTGCCGGAGATGTCGCCGCCGATGAATGGAAAGCCGCCCGCTCTCCGGACGAGGACAATGCCGAGCGCGAGATGCGACAGTTTGTGTGGTGCCTGCCGGTCGTCCCGAACCGCTGGGAAGAGACCGCGCTGCAGGCCGAGGAGATCACGCGCCGCGTCTCGATCTGGCCACCGGGCGTCGTGCCGCCGGGAACCGAGTATCTGACTGCCGCGATGGATCTCGGGAAGTATCTGTGTCACTGGATCATCGTCGCCTGGCAGGAGGATGCGTCCGGCTACATCGTGGATTACGGACGACTCGAGGTTGCGTCTGAAGATCTGGGGCTGGAGCCGGCTCTGCTGCTGGCGATGCAGGAGTTCTCGGGCCTGGTGCGCATGCGTCTGCCCATGGGGATCGATGAGAACGAACCTTCCCGCATTGAGGACAATCGTAAGGCCTTCGACGCCGCCTGGATCGATGCCGGCTACATGACCGAGACCGTTTACAAGTTCTGCCGGAATAAACCGGGGATCTTTCCGGCAGTTGGTCGCGGCGCCACGCAGATCTCCACCCGCTGGGACCATCCCTCGAACTCGAAACGGTCCCGCTTGCGGGGTGTCGGCGAAGGGTATACCGGCAATGACCTGCTTGACCACGGAGTAACTCTGCTGGAAGTGAATGCGGACCACTGGATGAGATGGGTGCATCAGCGGCTGACGACGCCCTTGTCGCAACCCGGCGCGATGCGGTTGTTCCAGGCCGCGCCGCACGAGCACCTGAGTCTGGCCAAGCACCTGACCGCCGAGCGGAAGATCGAGGAGTTTGTGGCCGGGAAGGGGATGGTGACTCGCTGGGAACGGATCCGCAAGAACAACCACTGGTTCCGGGCTAGCCTGATGGCTCCCGTCTTGCAACAGGGACAGAGCTTTCCCTCATCCGGGCGATCGGTAAACCGGCAAGTTTGGTGA